A genomic segment from Clostridium pasteurianum BC1 encodes:
- a CDS encoding DUF47 domain-containing protein → MFSLSPKDEKFYDLFIENAYTIHETSLLFKAFVEDISNPYEKLKEIKQMEKICDNQQHNILNELNKAFITPFDREDIYSISKEMDDIVDFMEASASRFVMFNVDIVKEEAKILADFIVKCCAYIIKLMEEFKNMRNNTKLTEIIIEINKIEEEGDLLFRNAVRQLFVANIPVLDVIKWREIYQYIENTLDACESIANLIEGVAMKNA, encoded by the coding sequence ATGTTTAGCTTATCTCCAAAGGATGAAAAATTTTATGATTTATTTATTGAAAATGCATATACCATTCATGAAACTTCTTTGTTATTTAAAGCTTTTGTAGAAGATATATCTAATCCTTATGAAAAATTAAAGGAAATAAAGCAAATGGAAAAAATCTGTGATAACCAGCAGCATAATATATTAAATGAACTTAATAAAGCATTTATAACTCCTTTTGACAGAGAAGATATATATTCTATATCAAAGGAAATGGATGATATAGTAGATTTTATGGAGGCAAGTGCCAGCAGATTTGTAATGTTTAATGTAGATATAGTAAAAGAGGAAGCAAAAATATTAGCTGATTTCATAGTTAAGTGTTGTGCCTACATAATCAAGTTAATGGAAGAATTTAAAAATATGAGAAATAATACTAAGCTTACAGAAATTATTATAGAAATAAATAAAATTGAAGAAGAAGGAGATTTGCTATTTAGAAATGCCGTAAGACAATTATTTGTTGCAAATATACCGGTTCTTGATGTTATTAAATGGAGAGAAATATATCAATATATAGAGAATACATTAGACGCTTGTGAATCAATTGCAAATCTTATTGAGGGAGTGGCTATGAAGAATGCATAG
- the rpsK gene encoding 30S ribosomal protein S11: protein MPAQKGKKTRRRKERKNVEHGCAHIKSTFNNSIVTLTDSVGNALSWSSAGGLGFRGSRKSTPFAAQMAAETAAKTAMEHGLKSVDVYVKGPGSGREAAIRSLQAAGLEVTLIKDVTPIPHNGCRPPKRRRV from the coding sequence ATGCCAGCTCAAAAAGGTAAAAAAACAAGAAGAAGAAAAGAAAGAAAAAATGTTGAACATGGTTGTGCACATATAAAGTCAACATTTAACAACTCAATAGTAACATTAACTGATAGTGTTGGTAATGCACTTTCATGGTCAAGTGCAGGCGGCTTAGGTTTCAGAGGATCAAGAAAAAGCACTCCTTTTGCTGCACAGATGGCAGCAGAAACAGCTGCAAAGACTGCTATGGAACATGGATTAAAAAGCGTTGATGTTTATGTAAAAGGACCTGGATCAGGTAGAGAAGCTGCTATAAGATCTCTTCAAGCAGCTGGTTTAGAAGTTACATTAATAAAAGATGTTACTCCTATTCCTCATAATGGTTGTAGACCACCTAAAAGAAGAAGAGTTTAA
- the rpsM gene encoding 30S ribosomal protein S13, giving the protein MARISGVDLPKEKRVEIGLTYIFGIGLSKSQEVLKATGVNPDTRVKDLTEEEVNSIRDYVNKNFKVEGDLRRDVALNIKRLVEIGCYRGIRHRRGLPVRGQKTKTNARTRKGPKRAIGARKKK; this is encoded by the coding sequence ATGGCAAGAATATCTGGTGTTGATCTACCAAAGGAAAAAAGAGTAGAGATAGGTCTAACATATATATTTGGTATAGGGTTATCAAAGTCACAAGAAGTATTAAAAGCTACAGGCGTAAATCCTGATACTAGAGTTAAAGATTTAACTGAAGAAGAAGTTAATTCTATAAGAGATTATGTTAATAAAAACTTCAAAGTTGAAGGTGATTTAAGAAGAGATGTAGCTCTTAATATCAAAAGATTGGTTGAAATTGGATGTTATAGAGGTATAAGACATAGAAGAGGTCTTCCAGTGAGAGGACAAAAAACTAAAACAAATGCGAGAACTAGAAAAGGTCCGAAAAGAGCAATTGGAGCTAGAAAGAAAAAGTAA
- a CDS encoding DNA-directed RNA polymerase subunit alpha, translated as MLEIEKPKIECIESNEDGSYGKFIIEPLERGYGITLGNSLRRILLSSLPGVAANSIKIEGVLHEFSTIKGVKEDVTEIILNIKCLALKMSGDGPKIIYIDAEGAGEVTAADIKTDGDVEIVNKDLHIATLDGDAKLYMEIEVNRGRGYVTQNRNKREDMPIGTIPVDSIYTPVKRVNFSVENTRVGQITDYDKLTIEIWTNGTIRPEEAISLSAKILIEHFKLFMTLTDHADDVEIMVEKEEDKKEKVLEMTIEELDLSVRSYNCLKRAGINTVQELTERSMEDMMKVRNLGKKSLEEVEQKLEALELSLKQSEE; from the coding sequence ATGTTAGAAATAGAAAAGCCAAAAATTGAATGTATAGAATCTAATGAGGATGGTTCTTATGGTAAGTTTATTATTGAACCTTTAGAAAGAGGTTATGGAATTACTTTAGGAAATTCCCTTAGAAGAATTCTACTCTCATCATTACCAGGAGTTGCTGCCAATTCCATAAAAATTGAAGGTGTACTTCATGAATTTTCAACTATAAAAGGTGTTAAGGAAGATGTAACAGAAATCATATTAAACATTAAATGTTTAGCTTTGAAAATGAGCGGTGATGGTCCTAAAATCATTTATATTGATGCTGAAGGAGCTGGAGAGGTTACTGCTGCTGATATAAAAACTGATGGAGATGTAGAAATTGTTAATAAAGATTTACATATAGCTACACTTGATGGTGATGCGAAGTTATATATGGAAATTGAAGTTAACAGAGGAAGAGGCTATGTTACTCAGAATAGAAATAAAAGAGAAGATATGCCTATAGGAACTATTCCAGTAGATTCAATATATACACCAGTAAAAAGAGTTAACTTTAGTGTTGAAAACACAAGAGTTGGCCAGATAACGGACTATGATAAGTTGACTATTGAGATATGGACTAATGGAACTATAAGACCGGAAGAAGCTATAAGCTTATCCGCTAAAATTCTTATCGAACATTTTAAATTATTTATGACTTTAACAGATCATGCAGATGACGTTGAAATTATGGTAGAAAAAGAAGAAGATAAGAAAGAAAAAGTACTTGAAATGACTATAGAAGAATTAGATCTTTCAGTAAGGAGTTATAACTGTTTAAAGAGAGCAGGTATTAATACAGTTCAGGAATTAACAGAGAGATCCATGGAAGATATGATGAAAGTAAGAAATTTAGGTAAAAAATCACTTGAAGAAGTTGAACAAAAACTTGAAGCTTTGGAACTATCATTAAAGCAAAGTGAAGAGTAA
- the rpsI gene encoding 30S ribosomal protein S9 — protein sequence MAKVQYIGTGRRKKSIARVRLVPGEGKVLVNKREIEKYFGLETLRVIVNQPLVLTGTKDKFDVLVNVNGGGFTGQAGAIRHGISRALLKADESLRGELKKAGFLTRDPRMKERKKYGLKKARRSPQFSKR from the coding sequence ATGGCTAAAGTACAATATATTGGAACAGGTAGAAGAAAAAAATCTATTGCTAGAGTTAGACTTGTACCAGGAGAAGGTAAAGTCTTAGTAAATAAAAGAGAGATAGAAAAATATTTTGGATTAGAAACTTTAAGAGTAATAGTTAATCAGCCACTAGTTTTAACTGGTACAAAGGATAAATTTGATGTTCTTGTAAATGTAAATGGTGGAGGATTCACAGGTCAAGCTGGAGCTATAAGACATGGTATATCAAGAGCACTATTAAAAGCTGATGAATCACTAAGAGGAGAACTGAAAAAAGCTGGTTTCTTAACAAGAGATCCAAGAATGAAAGAAAGAAAGAAATACGGTTTAAAGAAAGCAAGAAGATCTCCACAATTCTCAAAGAGATAG
- the rplQ gene encoding 50S ribosomal protein L17, whose product MAGYRKLGRPTDQRKAMLRNLVTSLLKHGKIETTETRAKETRSLAEKMVTLAKRGDLHARRQVLAFVTEEDVVSELFNTLAPKYVDRNGGYTRILKMGPRRGDGAEIVILELV is encoded by the coding sequence ATGGCAGGATATCGTAAACTTGGTCGTCCAACTGACCAAAGAAAAGCAATGTTAAGAAATCTTGTTACTAGTCTTTTAAAACACGGTAAGATAGAAACTACTGAAACAAGAGCTAAGGAAACAAGAAGTTTAGCAGAAAAAATGGTTACTCTTGCAAAAAGAGGAGATTTACATGCTAGAAGACAAGTGCTTGCATTTGTAACAGAAGAAGATGTAGTTAGTGAATTATTTAATACATTAGCGCCTAAGTATGTTGACAGAAATGGTGGATATACTAGAATATTAAAAATGGGTCCAAGAAGAGGCGACGGAGCTGAAATAGTTATATTAGAATTGGTGTAA
- the rpsD gene encoding 30S ribosomal protein S4 codes for MARYTGAVCRLCRREGLKLFLKGDRCFTDKCAFARRGYAPGQHGQGRKKVSNYGLQLREKQKAKRIYGVLEGQFRTYYEKADRVKGITGENLLRLLELRLDNVAYRLGYGDSRNEARQLVTHGHFLVNGHKVDIASYKLSVNDVITVSEKSRGTEKFKTFVENPKALPAWITSNAENFEGKVVAEPTRSDIDVPVNETLIVELYSK; via the coding sequence ATGGCAAGATATACTGGAGCAGTTTGCAGATTATGCAGAAGAGAAGGTTTAAAACTATTTCTTAAAGGAGATAGATGTTTTACAGATAAATGTGCATTTGCTAGAAGAGGCTATGCACCAGGACAGCACGGACAAGGTAGAAAGAAAGTTTCTAACTATGGATTACAATTAAGAGAAAAACAAAAAGCTAAGAGAATATATGGGGTACTTGAAGGCCAATTTAGAACTTATTATGAGAAGGCTGATAGAGTAAAGGGAATAACAGGTGAAAACTTATTAAGACTTCTTGAACTAAGACTTGATAATGTAGCTTATAGATTAGGCTATGGCGATTCAAGAAATGAAGCAAGACAACTAGTTACTCATGGTCATTTCCTAGTAAACGGTCATAAAGTAGATATAGCATCATATAAATTAAGTGTTAATGACGTAATAACTGTATCAGAAAAGAGCAGAGGAACTGAAAAGTTTAAGACATTTGTTGAAAATCCAAAGGCTTTACCAGCTTGGATTACCTCAAATGCAGAAAACTTCGAAGGAAAAGTTGTAGCGGAACCAACTAGATCAGATATAGATGTTCCTGTAAATGAAACATTAATAGTTGAGTTATACAGCAAATAG
- a CDS encoding energy-coupling factor transporter ATPase: MKNNMVECKNVSYKYENNEDKTFNLALDDININVPKGEFLVILGRNGSGKSTFAKHINALMIPTTGNVIVDGLDTLDENNVWTIRNKAGMVFQNPDNQLVATIVEEDVAFGPENLGVESSEIRKRVDDSLKEVDMYDYRKHAPHLLSGGQKQRVAIAGTLAMKPECIIFDESTAMLDPLGRSEVINTIENLNNNSNMTIILITHYMEEAIGADRIIVMDEGKVINQGSPREVFKEVEIMKQIGLDVPQMVELAYELRKSGIDIKSDILTIDEMVNELCRLK; encoded by the coding sequence ATGAAAAATAACATGGTAGAATGTAAAAATGTTTCATATAAATATGAAAATAATGAAGACAAGACATTTAATCTAGCTTTAGATGATATAAATATCAATGTTCCCAAAGGTGAATTTTTAGTTATATTAGGTAGGAATGGATCTGGAAAATCAACTTTTGCTAAACATATAAATGCACTTATGATTCCTACAACGGGAAATGTAATTGTTGATGGATTGGATACTTTAGATGAGAATAATGTATGGACTATAAGAAATAAGGCAGGAATGGTTTTTCAGAATCCAGATAATCAATTAGTAGCAACAATTGTTGAAGAAGATGTTGCTTTTGGTCCTGAAAATTTGGGAGTGGAATCTAGTGAAATAAGAAAAAGGGTTGATGATTCCCTTAAAGAAGTAGATATGTATGACTATAGAAAGCATGCTCCACATTTATTATCAGGAGGTCAGAAACAGAGAGTTGCTATAGCTGGAACTTTGGCCATGAAACCTGAATGTATAATATTTGATGAATCTACAGCCATGCTTGATCCCTTAGGAAGAAGTGAGGTTATTAATACAATAGAGAATTTGAATAATAACAGTAATATGACAATAATCCTTATAACACATTATATGGAGGAAGCAATTGGAGCTGACAGAATAATAGTTATGGATGAAGGAAAGGTCATAAATCAAGGATCTCCTAGGGAAGTATTTAAAGAAGTAGAGATTATGAAGCAGATTGGGCTAGATGTTCCTCAAATGGTGGAACTTGCATATGAGCTTAGGAAAAGTGGCATTGATATAAAAAGTGATATATTAACTATAGATGAGATGGTGAATGAGTTATGTCGATTAAAATAG
- the rplM gene encoding 50S ribosomal protein L13, which translates to MKSYIAKPQEVERKWYVVDVDGLTLGRAASQIALILRGKNKPTFTPNVDTGDFVIVINAEKIVLTGKKLDQKMLRHHSLYPGGLKEIPYKEALVKKPEFVFQEAVRRMLPSGVLGREVLKKLKVYRGNEHNHEAQKPEVLKLTY; encoded by the coding sequence ATGAAATCATACATTGCGAAACCGCAAGAAGTTGAAAGAAAATGGTATGTTGTTGACGTTGATGGATTAACCTTAGGTAGAGCAGCAAGTCAAATTGCATTGATATTAAGAGGAAAAAATAAGCCTACATTTACACCTAATGTAGATACTGGAGATTTTGTTATTGTTATAAATGCTGAGAAGATAGTTTTAACAGGAAAAAAATTAGATCAAAAAATGCTGAGACACCACTCATTATATCCAGGTGGATTAAAAGAAATACCTTACAAAGAAGCATTAGTTAAAAAACCTGAATTTGTTTTTCAGGAAGCTGTAAGAAGAATGCTTCCAAGTGGAGTATTAGGTAGAGAGGTTCTTAAAAAGCTTAAAGTATATAGAGGAAATGAACATAATCACGAAGCTCAAAAGCCAGAAGTATTAAAATTGACATATTAA
- a CDS encoding energy-coupling factor transporter ATPase — MSIKIDNLTHIYMPGTPFEKKALDNINININDGEFVALIGHTGSGKSTLIQHINGLLKPTSGKIIIDGFDIALKTTKLSDIRKKVGLVFQYPEYQIFEETIEKDIAYGPINLRLTEDKIKIRVKRAMDMVGLDYETFKDKSPFELSGGQKRRVAIAGVVAMEPKILILDEPTAGLDPRGRDDILNQTLKLQREYKMTIVLVSHSMEDVAKVANRILVMNKGKCILDGKPSDIFKEIDTLERIGLAVPQVTYLLRKLREKGFNISQDIFTVDEAKKEILMVLRSGENA, encoded by the coding sequence ATGTCGATTAAAATAGATAATTTAACACATATTTACATGCCAGGTACACCTTTTGAAAAGAAAGCTTTGGACAATATAAATATAAATATAAATGATGGCGAGTTTGTTGCATTAATAGGCCATACAGGCTCAGGTAAATCAACTTTAATACAACACATAAATGGATTATTAAAGCCTACTAGTGGCAAAATAATTATAGATGGTTTTGATATAGCATTAAAAACTACTAAATTATCTGATATTAGAAAAAAAGTTGGTTTGGTGTTTCAGTATCCAGAATATCAAATTTTTGAAGAAACAATTGAGAAGGATATAGCCTATGGTCCAATAAATCTAAGGCTTACTGAAGATAAAATTAAAATTCGTGTGAAAAGAGCTATGGACATGGTTGGTTTAGACTATGAAACTTTTAAAGATAAATCCCCTTTTGAACTTAGTGGTGGTCAAAAAAGAAGGGTAGCTATAGCTGGAGTTGTTGCTATGGAACCTAAAATTTTAATTTTAGATGAGCCTACTGCTGGACTTGACCCAAGAGGAAGGGACGATATACTAAATCAAACTTTGAAGCTGCAAAGGGAGTATAAAATGACTATAGTACTGGTGTCCCACAGCATGGAAGATGTTGCAAAGGTGGCCAATCGAATTTTAGTCATGAATAAGGGAAAATGTATTTTGGATGGAAAACCCAGTGATATATTTAAAGAAATAGATACTCTGGAAAGAATAGGTCTGGCAGTGCCACAAGTAACCTATTTACTAAGAAAGTTAAGAGAAAAAGGATTTAATATATCTCAAGATATCTTCACTGTTGATGAGGCCAAAAAAGAAATTCTAATGGTTTTAAGGAGCGGTGAAAATGCTTAA
- a CDS encoding inorganic phosphate transporter has translation MHSSVIYLSVIIVVLALLFDFINGFHDSANAIATSVSTRVLSMKWAIVMSSSFNFLGAFMNEKVAKIVGDGIVNPNLISPTVIIVAISSAIIWDLFTWYFAIPSSSSHALIGSLIGSAIVYQTSFSVVNWTTFLIRVIIPLFLAPIVGFIFGYLFMIALQWLLRYTRPSVVSGFFSKAQICSAMLIAINHGGNDAQKSMGVIAMALVSGGLISSFHIPLWVKGACALAMALGTSVGGYKIIKTMGMNMAKLAPINGFAAETSAAAVIFSSTMMNAPVSTTQIISSSIMGVAASHRISSVKWMIAKNILWAWIVTIPVCILISSIFSLILKIL, from the coding sequence ATGCATAGTTCAGTAATATATTTATCAGTAATAATTGTGGTTTTAGCTTTACTTTTTGATTTTATAAATGGATTTCATGATAGTGCAAATGCAATTGCAACTTCTGTATCCACCAGAGTATTAAGTATGAAGTGGGCTATAGTTATGTCATCCTCCTTTAATTTTTTAGGTGCTTTTATGAATGAGAAAGTTGCAAAAATTGTAGGAGATGGAATTGTGAATCCGAATTTAATATCTCCTACTGTTATAATTGTGGCAATTTCAAGTGCTATAATTTGGGATTTGTTTACATGGTATTTTGCAATTCCAAGCAGTTCTTCACATGCATTGATTGGAAGTTTAATTGGATCAGCTATTGTGTATCAAACATCTTTTTCGGTGGTTAATTGGACAACTTTTCTTATTAGGGTCATAATACCTTTATTTTTAGCACCAATAGTTGGATTTATTTTTGGATATTTATTTATGATCGCTCTTCAGTGGCTACTTAGATATACCAGACCATCAGTAGTATCAGGGTTTTTCTCAAAAGCTCAAATATGCTCAGCCATGCTTATTGCAATAAATCATGGGGGAAATGATGCTCAAAAGTCTATGGGAGTTATAGCTATGGCATTGGTAAGTGGTGGATTAATCAGTAGTTTCCATATTCCTTTATGGGTAAAAGGCGCCTGTGCCTTAGCAATGGCATTGGGCACTTCTGTTGGTGGATATAAAATAATAAAAACCATGGGAATGAATATGGCAAAGCTTGCACCGATAAATGGATTTGCTGCTGAAACCAGTGCTGCTGCAGTTATTTTTTCATCCACAATGATGAATGCCCCTGTTAGTACCACTCAAATTATATCCTCATCTATTATGGGTGTTGCAGCATCTCATAGAATATCTTCTGTTAAATGGATGATTGCAAAAAATATATTGTGGGCTTGGATAGTTACTATACCTGTGTGCATCTTAATTTCAAGTATATTTTCCTTAATACTAAAAATATTATAA
- a CDS encoding energy-coupling factor transporter transmembrane component T family protein, producing MLKDITIGQYVPADSFVHKLDPRIKIILSIIYIIDLFLINQYFGYVFVIIFTAITIMVSKIQLRYIYKGLKPIFILLIITAIMNMFMTPGQSLVFKYGIIKVYKEGLNIAGFMVLRLVFLIVGTSLLTLTTSPIELTDGLEKLMSPLKKVGISSHDLAMMMTIALRFIPTLIDETDKIMKAQMARGADFESGNLLQRSKNLIPVLVPLFISSFRRADELAMAMEARCYRGGEGRTRMKILKFHSRDGIAVLVTAAFVVISIWSRFY from the coding sequence ATGCTTAAAGATATAACAATTGGACAATATGTCCCAGCGGATTCTTTCGTTCATAAATTAGATCCCAGGATTAAAATAATCTTATCTATAATATATATAATTGATTTATTTCTAATAAATCAATATTTTGGATATGTATTTGTAATAATATTTACTGCTATAACTATAATGGTTTCAAAAATTCAACTTAGATACATATATAAAGGCCTTAAACCTATTTTTATACTGCTAATTATTACTGCCATAATGAATATGTTTATGACACCAGGACAAAGTTTAGTTTTTAAGTATGGAATTATTAAAGTTTATAAAGAAGGTCTAAATATAGCAGGATTTATGGTGTTGAGACTGGTATTTTTAATTGTTGGTACATCACTACTTACATTAACTACGTCACCTATAGAACTTACTGATGGATTAGAAAAATTGATGAGCCCTCTTAAAAAAGTTGGGATATCATCTCATGATTTAGCTATGATGATGACTATAGCATTAAGATTTATTCCAACACTTATAGATGAAACTGATAAAATTATGAAAGCACAAATGGCAAGGGGAGCAGATTTTGAATCTGGGAATTTACTACAGAGGTCAAAAAATTTGATACCGGTGCTAGTTCCATTATTTATAAGTTCCTTTAGAAGAGCAGATGAATTGGCTATGGCTATGGAGGCTAGATGTTATAGAGGTGGAGAAGGTAGAACCAGAATGAAAATACTTAAGTTTCATTCCAGGGATGGAATAGCAGTATTAGTAACAGCAGCGTTTGTTGTGATTTCAATTTGGAGTAGATTTTATTGA
- the truA gene encoding tRNA pseudouridine(38-40) synthase TruA — MKNVKLTIEYDGTNYSGWQIQNNAITIEQVLEENLKDITGENLKIIGSSRTDAGVHARGFVGNFLTESKIPSDRFRNILNSKLPEDIVILNSEEVELNFNSRFNSKGKTYSYTVLNTPQKPAIGRNYVYHFRRDIDLALMIEASKQFIGTHDFAAFKSSGGNTKTTVRTISSLKIIKQGDYIIFTVTGDGFLYNMVRIIIGTLMEVGLKRIEAKRVRDILISKDRTMSGPCVPPEGLCLEKVYY, encoded by the coding sequence ATGAAGAATGTTAAACTTACTATTGAATATGATGGTACAAATTATTCAGGCTGGCAGATACAAAATAATGCCATAACTATTGAGCAAGTATTGGAAGAAAATTTGAAGGATATAACTGGTGAGAATCTAAAGATTATAGGTTCCAGTAGGACTGATGCTGGTGTTCATGCAAGAGGTTTTGTAGGAAATTTTTTAACTGAAAGTAAAATACCTTCTGATAGATTTAGAAATATTTTAAATAGTAAGTTACCTGAGGATATTGTAATTTTAAATTCAGAGGAAGTAGAATTAAACTTTAATTCTAGATTTAATAGTAAAGGTAAGACATATAGCTATACTGTTTTAAATACACCTCAGAAACCGGCAATTGGAAGAAATTATGTCTATCATTTTAGAAGGGATATAGATCTAGCATTAATGATAGAGGCCAGTAAACAATTTATTGGTACTCATGATTTTGCAGCTTTTAAAAGCAGTGGAGGAAATACCAAAACTACTGTAAGGACAATAAGCAGTTTAAAGATAATAAAACAAGGTGATTACATAATATTCACCGTAACAGGTGATGGCTTTTTATATAATATGGTAAGGATTATTATAGGGACTTTAATGGAAGTTGGATTAAAGAGAATTGAAGCTAAAAGGGTTAGAGACATATTGATATCAAAAGATAGGACTATGTCAGGACCATGTGTGCCACCTGAAGGGCTGTGCTTAGAAAAGGTGTATTATTAA
- a CDS encoding fumarate hydratase, translating to MRQIDSKEITKAVKNLCIEANYYLPKDIFNAIEKAYLKETFAISKDTLEIIMNNSKIAEEDQVPICQDTGMTCVFLEIGQDIHITGELIENAVNEGVRQGYEEGYLRKSVVSDPLERINTKDNTPAIIHYEIVKGENIKITIAPKGFGSENMSKIKMLKPSDGLEGVKAFILDTVKEAGPNPCPPIVVGIGIGGTFEKAALLSKKALLRPINVRNKNLFYSKLEEEMLAKINEMGIGPQGFGGGTTALGVNIETFPTHIAGLPVAVNISCHVTRHVVRIL from the coding sequence ATGAGACAAATAGATTCTAAGGAAATAACTAAGGCTGTAAAGAACCTTTGTATTGAGGCAAATTATTATTTACCGAAGGATATTTTTAATGCAATTGAAAAAGCATATTTAAAAGAAACATTTGCCATATCAAAAGATACCCTTGAGATAATAATGAATAATAGTAAAATAGCAGAAGAAGATCAGGTTCCTATATGTCAGGATACTGGGATGACCTGTGTATTTTTAGAAATAGGACAAGATATACATATTACAGGGGAGCTTATAGAGAATGCTGTTAATGAAGGGGTAAGGCAAGGCTATGAGGAAGGATATTTAAGAAAATCTGTGGTAAGTGATCCTCTTGAAAGAATTAATACTAAAGATAATACGCCTGCTATAATTCATTATGAAATTGTAAAGGGTGAAAATATAAAAATTACTATAGCACCTAAGGGGTTTGGATCTGAAAATATGAGTAAGATTAAAATGTTAAAGCCCTCAGACGGATTGGAAGGGGTAAAAGCTTTTATATTGGATACAGTAAAGGAGGCTGGCCCTAATCCATGTCCACCTATTGTAGTGGGAATAGGAATTGGGGGTACTTTTGAGAAAGCTGCATTACTCTCCAAAAAAGCACTTCTAAGACCTATAAATGTTAGAAATAAAAATTTATTTTATAGTAAACTTGAAGAAGAGATGTTGGCAAAAATAAATGAGATGGGCATAGGACCACAAGGATTTGGAGGAGGAACTACTGCTTTAGGTGTAAATATAGAGACATTTCCAACTCATATTGCTGGTCTACCTGTAGCTGTAAATATAAGCTGCCATGTAACAAGACATGTAGTTAGAATATTATAG
- the cwlD gene encoding N-acetylmuramoyl-L-alanine amidase CwlD codes for MVKKKLKIFNVTIITFLLIFFSLNDFVDASEIQSHFKVKAADKKIILIDPGHGGMDGGAQSKNGTVEKNINLSISLKLRKALQEEGFKIVMTREEDKGLYTDSGKIRKKKNEDLENRCKMKDESNCNMFISIHLNMFPQSKYYGSQVWYSSNPDSQKLAHIIQENFRSDLSDDSKRVEKAALDSYKILRCRKDIPSVIVECGFLSNPSDESKLKSEEYQQKIVESLCKSIKAYYINDNK; via the coding sequence ATGGTGAAAAAAAAATTAAAGATATTTAATGTAACTATAATTACTTTTTTATTAATATTTTTTTCACTGAATGATTTTGTCGATGCTTCTGAAATACAAAGTCATTTTAAAGTTAAAGCTGCTGATAAAAAAATAATATTAATAGATCCAGGACATGGTGGGATGGATGGTGGAGCTCAGTCGAAAAATGGAACTGTAGAAAAAAATATTAATTTAAGTATAAGCTTAAAATTGAGGAAGGCTTTACAAGAGGAAGGCTTTAAAATAGTAATGACACGTGAGGAGGACAAAGGGTTATATACTGATTCGGGCAAAATTAGAAAGAAGAAGAATGAGGATTTAGAAAATAGATGTAAAATGAAAGATGAAAGTAATTGTAATATGTTTATAAGCATACATCTTAATATGTTTCCTCAAAGCAAATATTATGGATCACAGGTATGGTATTCATCTAATCCAGATAGCCAAAAGCTTGCGCATATCATACAAGAAAATTTTAGAAGTGATTTAAGTGATGACAGTAAAAGAGTTGAGAAGGCGGCATTAGATTCTTATAAAATTTTAAGGTGCAGAAAAGATATTCCATCTGTTATTGTGGAATGTGGATTTTTGTCAAACCCTTCTGATGAAAGTAAATTAAAAAGTGAAGAATATCAACAAAAAATAGTAGAATCATTGTGTAAATCTATAAAAGCCTATTATATTAATGATAATAAATAA
- the rpmJ gene encoding 50S ribosomal protein L36, which translates to MKVRPSVKPICEKCKVIKRKGRVMIICENPKHKQKQG; encoded by the coding sequence ATGAAAGTAAGACCATCAGTTAAGCCTATATGTGAAAAATGCAAAGTAATCAAAAGAAAAGGAAGAGTAATGATTATTTGCGAAAATCCTAAACATAAACAAAAACAAGGCTAA